One Aneurinibacillus migulanus genomic region harbors:
- a CDS encoding ABC transporter ATP-binding protein, with product MKTLAAENLTLAYGNRTVIQDLDITIPEGKVTVFIGSNGCGKSTLLRSLARLLKPAGGSVILDGQSISHLSTKEVARRLAILPQTTGAPEGLSVLQLVKQGRYPYQSWLQQWSEEDENMVRWALEATQLTELAERPVDALSGGQRQRAWIAMVLAQGTNALLLDEPTTYLDMTHQIEVLDILAELNRSQKRTIVMVLHDINLACRYADHIVALQNQNVFAEGRPEDIITEQLVRSVFHLDCRIINDPLYGTPMCVPYSKHRNRNAS from the coding sequence ATGAAAACACTTGCGGCAGAAAACTTGACGCTCGCTTACGGCAACCGTACTGTGATCCAAGACCTGGATATTACGATTCCGGAAGGAAAAGTTACGGTCTTTATCGGGAGCAATGGGTGCGGCAAGTCCACATTGCTTCGTTCGCTGGCCCGCCTGTTGAAACCGGCCGGCGGTTCGGTTATTCTGGACGGCCAGAGTATTTCCCACCTATCAACCAAAGAAGTAGCGCGACGTCTGGCGATTCTGCCGCAAACAACCGGTGCTCCCGAAGGTCTGAGCGTCCTGCAACTTGTTAAGCAAGGCAGATATCCGTATCAATCGTGGCTACAGCAATGGTCGGAAGAAGACGAAAACATGGTACGTTGGGCGCTTGAGGCGACTCAGCTAACTGAACTGGCGGAACGCCCTGTAGATGCCTTGTCGGGCGGACAACGCCAGCGAGCCTGGATCGCTATGGTATTGGCTCAGGGCACGAACGCTTTGCTGCTTGATGAACCAACTACGTACCTCGATATGACGCATCAGATCGAAGTACTCGACATTTTGGCTGAGCTAAACCGCAGTCAGAAGCGAACGATTGTAATGGTACTACATGATATTAACCTGGCCTGTCGGTATGCTGACCATATTGTCGCTCTGCAAAATCAGAACGTATTTGCAGAAGGAAGGCCTGAAGATATTATTACAGAGCAACTTGTTCGCTCAGTCTTCCATCTTGATTGTCGTATTATCAATGATCCACTGTATGGCACGCCTATGTGTGTTCCTTATAGCAAACATCGCAACCGTAACGCTTCGTAA